TGATCAATGCCGGGACCATCACCACTGGCAAGGAAGTAATCGAACCGGTTTTTGGCCTAATTGCTAATGATGGTGCTGATTCCATCGGAGCTATCGTTCAGTCCATTGGAGGCGGAGGTGGTCATGGTGGCTCGGCGTCTGCGCTTGCTCTCGCTTTCTTGGCTCCCCTCGATGAAGACCCGGCATCATTCTCGGTTGCAGTCGGCACAGGCGGTTCCGGTGGTGGTGGTGGCGATGGCGGCACTGCAACGTTCACCAATGACGGAAGCATCACGACCTGGGGTGATGGTGCCCATGGAGCTCTTGTGCAAAGCATTGGTGGTGGCGGTGGCAATGGGGGCGATTCCAAGGCTTACAGCGCTGCCATTGCTGCAGGAGCACCCTCGGCCACCTTCAGCGTTAGCCATGGCGGCAGCGGTCAAGCAGCTGGAGCTGGCGGCTCTGCTCAAGGGACCCTCGACGAAAAATCCGTGATCACGACCCACGGCCAGAATGCCTCCGGCCTTGTCGTTCAAAGCATCGGTGGTGGTGGCGGCAATGGCGGCGTCGGCACAGCAAGTTCAAGGACTGTCGGGTCAGATGGTGATGAAGAAGACCCGATCAATATTGATTTTACCATGGCCCTCGGTGGAAGTGGCGGTAACGGCGGAGACGGAGGAGAGGCTAGCGCCATCACTAGAGGCATGATAAACACGGACGGTGTTGGCTCCAAGGGCATTCATATCAAATCCATTGGTGGCGGTGGCGGAAGCGCCGGCGGCGGAAGTGTTGGCGGTGGGGGCACGGCCTATACCACGACACTCGTGATTGGCGCCACGGGCGGAAGTGGAGGTGATGCCGATTCGTCTAGCATCAACAATTACGCCCAAATACAAACGGAGAAGGGTGACTCGACCGCTATACTCGTGCAGTCAATCGGCGGCGGTGGTGGCGCTGGTGGCAACGCTGTCGCCCAAGAGGCCCGGGTTGCAGCCGACTCTTACAACTACGAAATCACAATAGGTGGTCAGGGTGGAGCCGGAGGTAAAGGTGGCACTACAACCGTTAACAATTTCGGTAGTCTGATGACACAAGGCCCCCGCTCTAACGGGATTACTGCCCAGTCCATCGGCGGCGGTGGTGGTGTCGGAGGAGGCGGCTCGGCCTATTCCACGGCGAATCATGCCAAAATCGGCAGCTCCAACGTTGGGATTACCGTTGGTGGCCAGGGAGGCGGTGGCGGAGACGGCGGAGCGGTCAACGTTATCGTGAGTGAAGCGCCCATTCAAACAGGCGGTTATGCTTCCCATGGAGTCGTGGCCCAGTCGGTGGGCGGCGGTGGTGGCATCGGCGGCGAAGCCTCCGTGGATGCGACCAGCACGATCAACTTGGGTTTTGCTGTTAAGGAGGGAGGGGGTGCCGGCGGCCAGGGAGGACAAGTGACGGTTTATCAAAATGATCAGGTTACCACCACGGGACACCAGAGTGTCGGCGTTATGGCTCAGTCAGTTGGCGGCGGCGGTGGTATCGCCTCACAAGGCTCTGACATTAAACCCTTCAGTTTTGATGTTAACCTGGCCCCATCGGTCACTTTTAACTTTGGGATCAATACCGATAAGGGCGCAAGCGACCCAAGCAACGGCGGCGACACGACCGTCAATTTGAACATCGCAAATGTTGAATTCCCGGACATTTCGACCAACAACAGCACAACCACCGAGGGGGATTGGTCAATCGGAGTGCTCGCCCAGTCCGTTGGCGCTGGAGGTGGCAAAGGGGATAACATTACCGGAACCAATTCCAACTCCATTCCGACGCTCAATATCGTCATGGGCTCCCCACAAGGGCATGGCTCTGGTGGTAACGTCAATGTTGTCGCTGGCACCACGAGAATCGGTGATATGGGTCTTGGTACAGCGCACGTCAGCACCGGAACTGATAGCAGCGGCTACGGTGCCTACGGCGTACTGGCCCAATCCATTGGTGGCGGCGGCGGTATGGCCAGCGATGGCTCTAGCGCTAGCGCGACCGGTAGCTCGATCCAATTGGGAGCCGAGAGCAAAGAAGGCTCAGGCGGTACCAGAGATGGAGACGCCGTCAGTTTGACCGCGAAAGCTCTTTCGGTGGAAACGCAGGGCACAGCCGCTCACGGCATTATTCTCCAATCCATTGGTGGCGGTGGCGGCGTTGCGGGGACCGGCGCCACCAGGGACTATTCTGGGAGCCTAGATGGCGTTGATGGACCAAGCATAACGCTCGGTGGCGCAGAGACCTATGGCGCCGGCCAGTCACTCACCATGAGTGAAGGAAATGGCAATGTGACAGTGACGACTAGTGGTGACAACGCCTTCGGTTTTGTTGCCCAAAGCATTGGAAGTGGCGGTGGCATCGTCACCAGTAAACAAACGGATGGCGGCATTACTTTGGGCGCAAACTTAGCTTCCGACGACAAGGATCCGACCGACCGCGGCGGCGGCGACATTGGTGGCGATACTCCCTTTACTTTTGACGAGGTCAGCCGGATCACCACACACGGAAAAGGATCGCATGGCGTCGTGCTTCAGACCATTGGCGGCGGTGGGGGCATCGCGAATCCTAATTCCAGCGGCGGCATTGAGATAAGCACGACTACGCGCGACGCGTCGAGTCATGGCTACGGTGGCTCCATTAACGTCAACCTTGATGGCCATATAACGACTTCTGGCGATGGAGCCAATGGCGTCATCGCGCAGGTCATCGGTGGTGGAGGCGGCTTGTTTCGAAACTTTGCGGGAAGCACTGGCGGCGCCAATTCTTCGGGGGATGGTTTCAATAACGGCACCATCGACATCACCGTTGGCAGCAAGGCTAAGATCTCGACGACTGGCAAGAACACCAACACCATCTTTGCGCAAAACGTCACGGGTAACGGTAATCCCGGAAATTTCATCGCGATTGAAATCAACGGCTCAGTGTCCAGCGACCAAGGCACCGCCATCCGGGCACATGGCGGCGCGGACAATTCGACTGACGATGCTATCAGCACACTCAGGATCAATCAAGGTGGTGAGGTCAGCAGCCCGTTCGATCAAAATGCGATCCATCTTCAAGGCGCGAACGGAACGGAAATTTTCCAGATTGCAAACGCCGGAACGATCACCGGTGGCGTGTTCCTAGATACGGTGGCCTCGGGAAGTGGTTTCTTAAATGCCCCAACCGGGACCTTCAACTCGGGCGAGAGTGTCAACGCTATCATGGACGACCAAGGCATTTTCGCTATCGGCGGAGCGGACCACATTCTGCAAACACAAATGGAGCAAAACTATACCCAGAACACAGGAGCAACCCTGCAATTTGACGTCACCTCCTCGACAACGTTCGACCAGCTAGTTTTCGGCTCTGCCTACGGTTATTTCGAGGGGAATATCGAAATTAACTTGCTGATGCAGCAGCTGCAAGTTGGCGATCATTTGACCCTCGTCACGGCTTCCACTGGTAATGTCGGCAACTCGTTTTCGAATAACTATACCACTCAAAACGCGACATTCCTCAACATGCCGGACGGCATGCTATTGGAGCTGTTTCACAGAAACGGTGCGTTATTCCTCGACGTAATCGCAGTTCCGGAGCCCGGCTACGCAGCGCTCTTGGCAGGCATTCTTGCCTTCGCCTATCTGCAAATAAATAGAAGAAGAGGCAGATGACATGAAGAGGTTGCTTCGATGGCTTTACCAAGCTTGCTTTGGCAAAGTCGAAATCGATAACAACCACGTAGAGAACGCCATCCGACCCTCCACCATCGGCAAGAAACACTGGCTTTTCATTGGCCCGGAAAACTCAGGACAAACCTCAACCATCTTATACAGAATCACCGAGTCAGCCAAACACCACAATCTCGAACCCTATAACTACATCTTCCACCTGCTCCAAGAGCTGCCTAAAGCAACCAACTTCCAGATCCCCCGGTTCCCCCCAAAAGCCATCGCTAAGAAATAGCCTCCAAAAGCTGCGTAAGTCATAAACATCGCAAGTATCGTAAGCCATATGATTACGGTTTTTTTATGACAAAAATACGACTAAAGGAAAAGCAGACAGTGCTTCACGGAACGTTTACAACTGATAAAATTCTGGAATTAGTCCATCTCGAATCATCAAATTTACTGAGACACTTGAAATGTGTTATTCGCTAGAATGTCACTCTATACCAGATAGCAGAAAACCTATGCTAAGATCAATGATTACTAAGACTTAATCCGATAAAAAAAGCCATAATAAACCAAGGCAATAAATATCACTACAAAAACCGTAGATATGAAAGTGCTTCCAGGATGATTTTTCATTGAAGAAAAAACACTCTTACCACTCGCATCCACAGAAAGCCGCAGCAGCACACAAGAACCTAATAGAAAACTCACTGCAATTGCAAAAAGACCGATTTTTATCGCAATCTCCGAATACTCAACCCACAGCTCAGATTCGTGATCGACTAGGACGTAAAACGCAAATGCAAGTAGGACGATGAAGATCGCTACCTTCAATGCTGACTCAAACCTCTTAGTCGTAATTATCATTATTAGAAATATCCAAACATTTTGTACGGGTCACTGGCAAATTCATTCTTTTGATTAAGCAAACTACCGTAACTTGAGAACATTTCGTTCAAGACCCCTCCAGAATTGCCTATAGGTCCGATTTTTCGGAAACTTGATGTGAAACCGGCAGTTGCAGAGAAAGAATTGCTCCTAACACCAAAGGACATAATTGAAGTTTCAGCGCCAGACAATCCAAATTGTACAACAACGTTTGGATTCCTAAATGATCCTGTATGTCGCCCTTGACGTTTGCCACGCTTCAACGCAATCAGTATATCTACGACATTTTTCATATTATTAGGGCTCCCGGCATAGGCCATCAAAAGAGCCTTAGGTATTAGATGGACAATAGACACTGGCCAAGTAGCTGTAAAACCAACTCCAGACAAGTCTTTTGGCTCTTTAGCACCAAATATAAAACTAAAAGAAAGCGTATAACCGATCCCACGGTTCTTCTTTCCAATAGTTGTTGGATCCATCCCAACCTCTCCTGATAGAGCTCCCCAGGAAGATCCATTCATCCCTAGCAAGTGAGCATTCACACCGGTAATTACACCTCGCGCCCCAGGATTTAAGCCTGCAGTAACCATCATTCCGCTTGGGCCATCTCCGCCACCAAGAGCACGAGTCGCAAAAATGCCAGTTATTGTAATATTTGCCAATGTTGTTAATGTCCCAACGATCGCAGTTGTCATAGCGACATTCTTGATAGAAAATTGCCCACTAGGATCAATAAACGTGACTGGATTAGCATTTGCATATAAATACTTATTGAGCGTTATAGGAGCATGGTTACGCCCCTCATACGTATCTAAGGTATGGAACCGGCCCATATCAGGGCTCATGTAACGCGCTCTAAGGAAATACATGCCCAAATTTGTGTCCCACTGCTCACCAGTAAACAAGTAGCTGTTGGGCGTCGTTCCTTGGAGATTGATCAAGTTGCCCCAAGCGTCGTAAGTGTAGGCGTCGGAGATCAGGCCATTTTCATCCGCTAAAGCGCGGACAGTGCCGAGGCCGTCGTAGAGGTAATAGCTCGTCTCCCAGCCAACTGGATTCAATACAGGCATGAGCTGATGCTGCGCGATCAGGTCGAGGCCGTAAGTGTAGACGCGCTCGGTGGTAAGCGTGCTGTCCAGCTCTTCGAGTACCTGCGCGTAACCAGTCAGGTTGTTGACATCGACGAGGTAATGGGTTGCACCCTCTGCCGTGGTCTTGGTGACACGGTTGCCATCGGCGTCGTAAGTGATGTCGATCACGCCGCCGTCGGATTTCGTCCGCCGCACGAGGCGGTTCATGAAGTCGTATTCATCCGTATGACCGTCACTGGCGGTGGTGTTGCCGTTGGAATCGTAGGTGTGCGAGTCGAGCCAGTCATTGAAAGAATAGGTCTCGGTCTGCGCAGCAATGTTAGTAACCGTACTGTTCTGCGTGAGGCGATTACCAACGAGATCATAGGTCCAGCTGGAGGAACCATCAACTGCATAGGGATCGCTGCTGATCGTTTCTGATTTTAATCGGTAGAGATTATCATAAGTGTAGTCCACTACCCTGCCCGAGGTTTCGGTCTGGCGGCTGCGGTGGCCACTGGCCCGCAGGGTATAGGTATAACTGTTCAAGCTGCCCGAGGCATTGGCCAGGGTGAGGTTCGTCAGACGATTCAGGCTGTTGTAATCCCAATCATGAACGACCCCATTGGCATAAGTGATCGTATCCAGATTTCCTACCAGATCATAAGTGTAGCTGTGCTCCAGTGGTGGCTGGGAGGCGCCGGCGTCAAAGACTTTATCGAGGCGGTTGAGCACATCATAATCATAAGTCAACTCGACACCATTAGTATTGCTCGACGTCACGCCAGTGAGGTTATTGGACTCATCATAGGCATAGGTCAGATTGCCGCGTGCAGTGAGTTGCGTGGCCAGGCGATTGCGCTCGTCATAAGTCCACTCAGTAAAATCGAGCGTTTGCTGAGCCTGGTTGGAAACCAGCGCGCTAACCCGTTGGCCGGCGTCGTTGTAGACGTAGTCCATGCGCGCAGCAGCATGCGACAACGTAAGCGATGGATGTGTGGCATCCGCAATACTAGCCGTCATCCGGTTAAGCTTATCGTATTCGTAGGTCGTGGTGTGGCCGTTGAAGTCGGTGCGGGTTTTGAGGGTACCGTCGTCGAAGTAAGTGTAGGTTTCAGTCTGACCTTCGGGTAGTGTGCGACCGGTGCGACGTCCAAGGGAGTCATACTGGTAATAGGTCGTGCGGCCCTCGGCATCCGTCTGGCTGATTTGGTTGCCGACTTCGTCATAGCCGTAATGGGTTTCGATAAAGGTATCTGCCGTATCCGGATGCGGTTGTTTGACCGTGATTAGGCGCCCCAGCCCATCATAAACATACTCGGTGCGTTTACCCTCCTGATCGATGTTGGCGACTCGGCGCCCGAGTTCGTCATAGACGGTTTCCGTGAAGGTGTTATCATGGAAAATCGTCTTGGTCGGACGGTTGAGGTCGTCGTATTCAAAGGACGTGGTGTGCAGGTTGGCATCAGTTACACTGAGCTGGTTACCGTTGAGGCTGTAGGCGAAGCTCGTAGTCTGACTGAGCGCGTTGGTCACGTTTGCGCGACGCCCCGAACAGCCACACTCAGGATCGTAAGCGAAAGTGGTGGCGTTGCTGCGTTCGTCGATGGATACCACCACGCGTCCAATCTCATCGTAGACGGTCGATGCGGTCGGATTATCAGCCAACTCTGCGTTAGAAAGTAAGTTGCGCGAGTCGCTCAAGTCGAGCGAAGCCGGGTCCGGCGTTGTGGCATCGGGGTTGATGGTGTCGGTCATGCGGCCCAGCTCGTCGTAGACGAAGTAGGTGGTGAAGCCCCGGCGATCTTTAAAGGCCACACGGCGGTTTTCCAGATCGTAAAACATACGTTCCTCAGTGAGATCAGGATAGATGGTAAGAATGAGGTTACCACGATCGTCATAGAAAATCTGGGTTTCCTCGCTTTCCTGATCACGCTGGATGGCGACCTGCCCGAAGTCGTTGTAAACGGTCTCGATGAAGGTGTTGTCATTAAACGTCGTTTTGATGACGCGATTCTCGGTGTCGTAATCGAGGCTGGTCACGACCTGCTCCGTGCCGGTGACATTGCCCTGCGCATCGTAAAGGGTGCGCAACTGGCTTTGCGAGGTTTGGTTGCCGTTGTTGTCGTAAGTAAACGTGGAGGAGGAGAGGAGCGTGTTGTCCGCCTCAAGTATCTCGGTAGCAGTAACATAACCAAATCTATTATAAGTATTCGTAGTAACATTGCCGTCGGCGTCGGTCATCGTTTCCAGGTTTCCGGCGGCGTCATAGGTGAAGGTGGTCAGGTTGTTCTCAGCATCCTTTTGCGTGAGCAAGTCGCCAGTGGCCGGATCGTAGGCGAAGGTGGTGACGTTATCCTCGGCGTCCTTGATCGTGAGCGGATTGCTGAACGCATCATAAGTGTAGGTGGTGGTCACCGCCGTCTGGCCGCCGGCGCCGTCCGAGATGTATTGAGTCTCGCTCAGCAAATTGTTGGTGGCCAGGTCGT
The Rubellicoccus peritrichatus DNA segment above includes these coding regions:
- a CDS encoding IS66 family transposase, yielding MKRLLRWLYQACFGKVEIDNNHVENAIRPSTIGKKHWLFIGPENSGQTSTILYRITESAKHHNLEPYNYIFHLLQELPKATNFQIPRFPPKAIAKK